From the genome of bacterium, one region includes:
- a CDS encoding PKD domain-containing protein, whose product MEFEMAKRNLIAVVVLVLAFAMYACGGGRKLSSPAPIPSGPVSDQQAGGSDNTVGSLSDALKAIVDYENSQTAMQAARDAARKPSAVPNTLLGDEEWMKGPTMNNYEEDFDSHTLTAISDSSDIEDVGFLGFAVYRFDGHAADTDLSLAAEIEPAPGSSFYIYVVSWDGPPRWISFGPFFENPGPPDWPIEFAFDAVSPTGSIYVGIAVYAESEATTWSFTVDSTGGASSPPFADIQANPKSGDPPLNVSFDAGNSYDPDGGAITLFEWDFEGDGVYDESGASWTASHIYNAPGVYAATVRVTDDEGEKDTAHTIVRAGANPYYETEDNDDLPQANALPAFDFSGNTVSGSIGNDDPEGNYPGYDGDSSDAFSFAITEASTVSLTILYDWETCGLGFDVYDEMWNYYGGGNGDNGIAFAEVGLTNPGTYYVWLYSWWGYSDYIITGSRVSGVKPVADIVAEPSSGEAPLDVQLDAGASYDPDGGSIVKYEWDFEGDGIYDEDTGGTPITNHIYADDGFYLATVRVTDDEGAAATDSALVYVGTPFYEVEDNEEFYQATPLPAFPFPAPLVNGSVGSSLDYPGYDGDYYDVFSFATTEAGAVEFLLTYGTDYGTAYFDIYDGDWNYYGGSWDGDGDGYLVVYLDNPNTYYISVGMNTGEWTEYELEGAFYPGQLPVADIVAAPAYGDPPLDVDFDAAASYDPDGGAIVKYEWDFDGDGVWDEDTGGSPVASHQYTSEGVYVAAVRVTDDEGAPDIDTKVIVVGNPQYFEIEDNDWMDEANPLPDLPFPSPLVNGSIGWGSGYDGYDGDTEDFFSFETDESGSINLFIEFEQMTAPNTEAYVINSNEDWIAGDYDRDGDGDIELQAFLPDPGKYYIAVFNSGFEEFSDYEITAELIPGDPPVADFTADPIWGSPPLAVDFDASASYDPDGGPIVNYMWDYDGDGIYDEESPGDPTISHSYDDAGIYNATLKVIDEEGAYTSASIRIIVGPFYETEDNDDSTEADALPAFPFYSDTVTGNLGAGGYNGDNEDWFEFEITDPGEIYFYIEYNFNLANLQVEIFDSSLNQIYSSYMDGDYEEIDYWLDSPGTYYLRCFVNSGQTNYVMSGEFWSW is encoded by the coding sequence ATGGAGTTTGAAATGGCGAAAAGGAATCTGATTGCTGTTGTCGTGCTCGTGCTTGCGTTTGCGATGTACGCCTGTGGAGGCGGCAGGAAGCTAAGCTCTCCCGCTCCTATTCCGTCCGGCCCAGTCTCCGACCAACAGGCAGGCGGCTCCGACAATACGGTTGGCTCGCTCTCGGATGCGCTGAAGGCAATCGTGGATTACGAAAACTCGCAGACCGCGATGCAGGCCGCGCGGGATGCCGCCCGCAAGCCGAGCGCCGTGCCGAATACGCTTCTTGGCGACGAGGAGTGGATGAAAGGCCCGACGATGAACAACTATGAAGAGGATTTCGATTCGCACACCCTTACGGCGATAAGCGATTCCTCCGATATCGAAGACGTCGGATTTTTGGGCTTCGCCGTGTACAGGTTCGACGGGCATGCCGCCGATACCGATCTTTCCCTCGCCGCAGAAATAGAGCCTGCGCCGGGAAGCTCCTTTTACATTTACGTGGTGAGCTGGGATGGACCGCCAAGATGGATAAGCTTCGGTCCGTTTTTTGAAAATCCAGGTCCGCCGGATTGGCCGATCGAATTCGCGTTCGACGCGGTTTCGCCAACCGGCAGCATTTACGTCGGGATTGCGGTTTACGCCGAAAGCGAAGCGACAACCTGGTCGTTTACTGTGGATTCCACCGGAGGTGCATCAAGTCCTCCATTCGCGGATATTCAGGCCAATCCAAAGTCGGGAGATCCGCCGCTAAATGTTTCGTTTGATGCCGGAAACAGCTACGACCCTGACGGAGGGGCGATAACGTTATTCGAGTGGGATTTCGAAGGCGACGGCGTTTACGACGAATCTGGCGCATCATGGACGGCTTCCCACATTTACAACGCGCCGGGCGTTTATGCCGCAACTGTTCGAGTAACGGACGACGAAGGGGAAAAGGACACAGCGCACACGATTGTGCGCGCGGGAGCGAATCCGTATTACGAAACGGAGGACAACGACGACCTTCCGCAGGCGAACGCGCTGCCTGCGTTCGACTTCTCGGGCAACACGGTGTCCGGCTCCATCGGCAACGACGATCCCGAAGGCAATTACCCGGGCTACGACGGGGACAGTTCGGATGCGTTTTCTTTTGCCATAACCGAGGCCAGCACGGTTTCGCTGACAATTCTGTATGACTGGGAAACCTGCGGGCTTGGATTCGACGTGTACGACGAAATGTGGAATTATTACGGCGGCGGCAATGGCGACAACGGTATCGCATTCGCCGAAGTGGGATTGACAAATCCAGGCACTTACTACGTTTGGTTATACAGTTGGTGGGGATACAGCGATTACATAATCACCGGCTCGCGCGTGTCGGGGGTCAAACCGGTTGCAGATATCGTGGCTGAACCTTCGTCCGGCGAGGCACCGCTTGACGTTCAATTGGACGCCGGTGCAAGTTATGATCCCGACGGCGGCTCCATCGTCAAGTACGAATGGGATTTCGAAGGCGACGGAATTTATGACGAAGATACCGGCGGTACGCCCATAACCAACCACATTTATGCGGACGATGGATTTTATCTTGCGACCGTCCGGGTAACTGACGACGAAGGCGCAGCCGCAACCGACTCCGCTCTTGTATATGTTGGAACTCCGTTTTACGAAGTTGAAGACAACGAGGAGTTTTACCAGGCAACACCGCTTCCGGCATTTCCTTTCCCGGCTCCGCTTGTGAACGGCAGCGTAGGTTCAAGTTTGGATTATCCGGGTTACGACGGCGATTACTACGATGTATTTTCGTTTGCAACAACAGAGGCAGGCGCTGTTGAATTCCTGCTTACATACGGCACCGACTATGGTACGGCATATTTCGACATTTACGACGGGGATTGGAATTATTACGGCGGCTCTTGGGACGGCGACGGAGACGGTTACCTGGTGGTGTATTTAGACAATCCCAATACCTACTATATTTCGGTTGGGATGAACACGGGCGAATGGACCGAATACGAATTGGAAGGGGCGTTTTATCCGGGCCAGCTTCCAGTCGCCGACATAGTCGCAGCGCCCGCATACGGCGATCCGCCGCTCGACGTGGATTTTGACGCGGCCGCAAGCTACGATCCCGACGGAGGAGCCATCGTCAAATACGAATGGGATTTCGACGGCGACGGGGTTTGGGACGAGGACACGGGGGGCAGTCCGGTTGCTTCGCACCAATACACGTCCGAAGGTGTGTATGTCGCGGCGGTCCGCGTGACCGACGACGAGGGCGCGCCGGATATAGACACCAAGGTGATAGTTGTCGGCAATCCGCAGTATTTCGAAATCGAGGATAACGATTGGATGGATGAAGCCAATCCGTTGCCCGATTTGCCGTTCCCGTCGCCCTTGGTCAACGGCAGCATAGGCTGGGGCAGCGGCTATGATGGTTACGACGGCGATACAGAAGACTTCTTTAGTTTCGAAACCGATGAATCCGGAAGCATTAATCTCTTTATCGAATTCGAGCAAATGACCGCACCGAACACCGAAGCCTACGTAATCAACTCAAATGAAGACTGGATCGCAGGAGATTACGACAGGGACGGCGACGGAGACATAGAGCTTCAGGCGTTCCTGCCGGATCCGGGCAAATACTATATAGCGGTTTTCAACAGTGGTTTTGAGGAATTCTCTGATTACGAAATAACGGCGGAATTAATCCCAGGCGATCCGCCCGTAGCGGATTTCACAGCCGATCCGATCTGGGGCTCGCCTCCGCTGGCGGTGGATTTTGACGCTTCCGCAAGCTACGACCCGGACGGAGGCCCGATTGTCAATTACATGTGGGATTACGACGGGGACGGCATTTACGATGAAGAATCGCCCGGCGATCCGACGATATCCCATTCGTACGATGACGCGGGGATTTATAACGCGACGCTCAAAGTGATTGACGAGGAGGGCGCGTATACCTCGGCCAGCATTAGAATAATCGTCGGGCCGTTTTACGAAACCGAGGACAACGACGACTCGACGGAAGCGGACGCGCTTCCGGCATTCCCGTTCTATTCGGATACGGTGACCGGCAATTTGGGAGCCGGCGGATACAACGGAGACAACGAGGATTGGTTTGAATTCGAGATTACAGATCCCGGCGAAATTTACTTTTACATCGAATACAACTTCAATCTCGCCAACCTGCAGGTGGAGATTTTCGACTCATCGCTAAACCAAATCTACTCTTCCTATATGGACGGCGATTACGAGGAGATAGATTACTGGCTGGATTCACCCGGCACTTATTACCTGCGCTGTTTCGTCAACTCCGGTCAGACGAACTACGTGATGTCCGGCGAATTCTGGAGCTGGTAG
- a CDS encoding MBL fold metallo-hydrolase has product MPHQPQLGNGMEIAPAELAARIEGGAALQVLDVRAPERLAAGKVDVAPPARFVNVRGSQVVEMDDPSAAGLDRSLPVVTVCGRGHDSMRVAMHLCECGFDAVSLSGGMAAWNHVLVAREIAPPDGFDRLLQFDRIAKGSLAYLLISGGEALAIDIPREFGEIEKAAGESGARIIAVADTHVHADYISGAPALAAKLGIPYYLHPADNAYPYDGTPGKLDIAPLSDGFEIKVGNGIVRAIHTPGHTEGSTCFVAGDGAFTGDFMFIASIGRPDLAGKTRDWSEDLLASIDRAKREWPEGLRVLPAHYGSESERNEDRTIWRTFGEIKSGNAHLSVSDPDAFFEWVESRISNPPEAYRQIKGINAGLFKVSEMEADILEGGKNECALG; this is encoded by the coding sequence ATGCCGCACCAGCCGCAATTGGGTAACGGAATGGAAATCGCGCCGGCGGAATTGGCGGCGCGCATCGAGGGAGGCGCCGCGCTGCAGGTGCTTGACGTGCGCGCGCCGGAGCGGCTGGCCGCTGGCAAGGTGGACGTCGCGCCCCCCGCGCGGTTCGTAAACGTGCGCGGCTCGCAGGTGGTCGAAATGGACGATCCGTCCGCAGCGGGGCTGGACCGCTCGCTCCCCGTCGTGACGGTGTGCGGGCGCGGTCACGACAGCATGCGCGTCGCGATGCACCTGTGCGAATGCGGATTCGATGCGGTGTCGCTTTCGGGCGGGATGGCGGCGTGGAACCACGTGCTTGTCGCCCGCGAAATAGCTCCGCCGGATGGATTCGACCGGCTGCTCCAGTTCGACCGGATCGCGAAAGGCTCGCTTGCATACCTGCTGATATCCGGCGGAGAGGCGCTTGCGATAGACATTCCGCGCGAGTTTGGCGAAATCGAAAAAGCCGCGGGGGAATCGGGCGCACGGATAATTGCGGTCGCGGACACGCACGTTCATGCGGATTACATCAGCGGCGCGCCCGCGCTCGCGGCGAAGCTGGGGATTCCGTACTACCTGCATCCGGCGGACAACGCGTACCCGTACGACGGCACGCCGGGCAAACTGGATATTGCTCCGCTCTCGGACGGATTCGAAATCAAGGTCGGAAACGGGATCGTGCGCGCGATTCATACTCCGGGGCACACCGAAGGGAGCACTTGTTTCGTTGCAGGCGATGGCGCGTTCACGGGCGATTTTATGTTTATCGCATCCATCGGGCGCCCGGACCTGGCGGGAAAGACGCGGGACTGGAGCGAGGATTTGCTCGCGAGCATCGATCGCGCGAAGCGGGAGTGGCCGGAAGGGCTGCGCGTTCTGCCCGCACACTACGGTTCGGAATCGGAGCGAAACGAGGACAGGACAATCTGGCGCACATTCGGCGAAATAAAATCTGGCAACGCACACCTGTCGGTTTCAGATCCCGATGCGTTTTTCGAATGGGTCGAAAGCCGCATCTCCAATCCCCCTGAAGCTTACAGGCAGATTAAGGGAATAAACGCCGGCCTGTTCAAGGTGTCCGAAATGGAAGCGGACATCCTGGAAGGCGGCAAAAACGAGTGCGCGCTGGGATAA
- a CDS encoding HEPN domain-containing protein: MNPESGSPADWLVIARSNLNLAKVERPEGVCIEELCNGAHQCVEKSLKAVILSFGVEPPWVHDIEALAGKVAEFTEFPAELAAAFSLTDYATTLRYPGPDRDATEQDLAEAIELAEAVFAWASTVIKDQT; encoded by the coding sequence ATGAATCCTGAATCCGGCTCGCCAGCGGATTGGCTTGTTATCGCTCGCAGCAATCTGAATCTAGCCAAGGTGGAACGCCCCGAGGGCGTTTGCATCGAGGAGCTGTGCAACGGCGCTCACCAGTGCGTGGAGAAATCGCTGAAAGCCGTAATTTTATCCTTCGGCGTGGAACCTCCCTGGGTACACGATATTGAAGCGTTGGCAGGGAAAGTAGCCGAATTCACCGAATTCCCGGCGGAACTTGCAGCCGCGTTTTCCCTAACCGACTACGCCACGACATTAAGGTATCCGGGCCCGGACAGAGATGCGACCGAGCAGGATTTGGCTGAGGCGATTGAATTGGCGGAAGCCGTTTTTGCCTGGGCTTCGACAGTTATCAAAGACCAAACCTAA
- a CDS encoding nucleotidyltransferase domain-containing protein, producing the protein MSTATKADFSAQLDSLVSQIVEAVHPVRIILFGSAARGEMGPDSDFDLLVVMPDGTPRRKTARHLYRVVEGGGAAKDILVTTVSELAKYADNIGLIYRTILREGKTVYES; encoded by the coding sequence GTGTCAACCGCGACCAAAGCAGACTTTTCCGCGCAGCTCGACAGCCTGGTAAGCCAGATCGTCGAGGCGGTGCATCCCGTCAGGATAATCCTCTTCGGCTCGGCGGCGCGGGGAGAGATGGGGCCGGACAGCGACTTCGACCTGCTAGTCGTCATGCCGGACGGGACGCCGCGGCGAAAAACGGCAAGGCACCTTTATAGAGTCGTGGAAGGCGGCGGCGCCGCTAAGGACATCCTGGTTACGACGGTCAGCGAGCTTGCAAAGTATGCGGATAATATCGGCTTGATTTACCGCACGATTCTTCGCGAGGGCAAAACCGTATATGAATCCTGA
- the ric gene encoding iron-sulfur cluster repair di-iron protein — protein MNNTIDFNLTVGEIVAERIGRSRVLESYGLDYCCGGGTPFADACAAKGLDPDEVAAAIAESDAAPAAGEDDGADYRSMPLSRLCDHIEETHHVFMKREVPRLTELLDKTFKAHGENHPELAQVVRVYAGLRAEIEAHLLKEEQVLFPFIRQMEATGGVPQFHCGSLQAPIGVMLQEHDNAGDALRKLSELTNGYAVPEDACSTYRAALDGLREMELDLHLHIHKENNILFPRALEEEQIRYETAAG, from the coding sequence GTGAACAACACAATCGACTTTAATCTTACCGTAGGCGAAATCGTGGCCGAGCGCATAGGACGCAGCCGCGTCCTGGAAAGCTACGGACTAGACTATTGCTGCGGCGGCGGAACACCGTTCGCGGACGCCTGCGCGGCGAAAGGACTGGATCCCGACGAGGTCGCCGCGGCGATCGCCGAATCCGATGCCGCGCCCGCGGCGGGCGAGGACGACGGGGCGGACTACCGCAGCATGCCGCTTTCGCGTCTGTGCGACCACATCGAGGAAACGCACCACGTATTCATGAAGCGTGAGGTGCCGCGGCTGACCGAGCTTCTGGACAAAACGTTCAAGGCGCACGGCGAGAACCATCCGGAGCTTGCGCAGGTGGTGCGCGTATATGCGGGGCTGCGCGCCGAAATAGAAGCTCACTTGTTGAAGGAAGAACAGGTGCTTTTCCCGTTCATCCGCCAGATGGAAGCGACCGGCGGGGTGCCGCAGTTCCATTGCGGAAGTCTTCAGGCGCCGATTGGCGTGATGCTGCAGGAGCACGACAACGCAGGCGACGCGCTGCGCAAGCTGAGCGAACTGACGAACGGCTACGCTGTGCCGGAGGACGCCTGCAGCACTTACCGCGCCGCGCTTGACGGGCTGCGGGAGATGGAACTCGACCTGCACCTGCACATCCACAAGGAGAACAACATCCTCTTCCCGCGGGCGCTGGAGGAGGAGCAGATTCGGTACGAAACGGCGGCGGGCTAG